A window of Rhodoligotrophos appendicifer genomic DNA:
CTGACCGCGCTTCGCATTACTTCTGAAAGGTCTCTCCCGTGCCGACACGATCGAACCGACAGGGCTTTGCCACCCGTGCCATTCACGCGGGTCAGGTTCCCGACCCCTCGACGGGTGCCATCATGACCCCGATCTTCGCCAGCTCGACCTTCGTCCAGCAGAGCCCGGGCGTCCACCAGGGCTATGAATATTCCCGCTCTGGCAATCCGACGCGCAAGGCGCTGGAAGACTGCATGGCCGACCTCGAGAATGGCGCGGCGGGCTTCGCCTTCGCCTCCGGCCTTGCCGCCTCCGCGACGGTGATCGAACTCCTCGATGCCGGCGCCCATGTGATTGCCGGCGATGATCTCTATGGCGGCAGCTACCGCCTCTTCGAGAATGTGCGGAAACGCTCGGCCGGGCTCCGCATCAGCTTCGTCGATGTGTCCGATCCGGTGGCACTCGCCGCAGCCCTGACGCCGGACACGCGGATGATCTGGGTCGAGACCCCGACCAATCCGCTGCTGAAGGTGATCGACCTGACCCAGATCGCCGAATTCGCCAAGGCGAACCGCCTGATCTCCGTCTGCGACAATACGTTTGCTTCGCCCTATCTCCAGCGCCCCATCGACCACGGCATCGACATTGTCGTCCATTCGGCGACAAAATATCTCAACGGC
This region includes:
- a CDS encoding trans-sulfuration enzyme family protein; translated protein: MPTRSNRQGFATRAIHAGQVPDPSTGAIMTPIFASSTFVQQSPGVHQGYEYSRSGNPTRKALEDCMADLENGAAGFAFASGLAASATVIELLDAGAHVIAGDDLYGGSYRLFENVRKRSAGLRISFVDVSDPVALAAALTPDTRMIWVETPTNPLLKVIDLTQIAEFAKANRLISVCDNTFASPYLQRPIDHGIDIVVHSATKYLNGHSDVVGGIAVVSRNTVQEGLEARLRYLQNAVGAVMGPFDAFLVLRSLKTLPLRMERHSENAMIVAHYLVRHPKIDHVYYPGLKSHAGHDIATHQMKAYGGMVSAVLKGGLEDARKFLERTQVFALAESLGGVESLIEHPAIMTHASIPAEIRRELGILDGLVRLSVGVEDADDLILDLEQALG